The Syngnathus typhle isolate RoL2023-S1 ecotype Sweden linkage group LG1, RoL_Styp_1.0, whole genome shotgun sequence genome includes a window with the following:
- the wrap53 gene encoding telomerase Cajal body protein 1, whose protein sequence is MTDADIGPESASVEVQDTESNNEPPQEAAVGQEDQDEGSLTPAKRPRLAEEGQELREDFQPGLPDMEQDDQTTGASLHVTDEEATTADGATEEQENIDGGHDGEMQPEEEKSESADGPNEAQHLPFDFSQTPQVLTSAWSEYCHFSENYLKGCKWAPDGSCILSNSADNVLRVYNLPPEVYTYNWDALPEMSPVLKMAEGDTVYDYCWYPKMNSLEPHSCFFASSSRDNPVHIWDAFYGEVRASFRPYNHLDELTAAHSLCFSLDGSQLYCGFDKTVRVFYTERPGRDCEERPTTAKKQSGQSGIISCLGFSPCQSLYACGSYSRCAGIYSCQDGSLLALLPTRHHGGLTHLLFSPDGYYLYTGGRKDPEILCWDLREPGQVVFSLKRNAGTNQRIYFDLDPSGRYLLSGGTEGVVSVWDTRNPAGGEELLQPDFQFQAHWDCANGVSIHPFLPLVATSSGQRQFLWPSDGEGDSSSSCSDAEGGDEAATSAARADNTLNLWWAGPCGSPEAREQSEEVSEMQS, encoded by the exons ATGACTGACGCCGATATCGGCCCTGAAAGCGCATCGGTAGAGGTGCAGGACACAGAGTCAAACAACGAGCCGCCCCAAGAGGCGGCAGTCGGCCAGGAGGATCAGGACGAAGGAAGCCTCACCCCTGCTAAACGTCCCCGGCTGGCTGAGGAGGGGCAGGAGCTGCGCGAGGACTTCCAACCAGGACTCCCTGACATGGAGCAAGACGACCAAA CGACGGGAGCCTCCCTGCACGTCACAGATGAAGAGGCGACGACTGCGGATGGGGCCACCGAGGAGCAGGAGAATATCGATGGTGGCCATGATGGAGAGATGCAGCCGGAGGAGGAAAAGTCTGAGTCTGCTGACGGTCCCAATGAAGCACAGCA CCTTCCCTTCGACTTTTCCCAGACCCCCCAGGTCCTGACGAGTGCCTGGAGTGAATACTGCCATTTCTCAGAGAATTACCTCAAAGGTTGCAAATG GGCCCCGGATGGTTCTTGTATCCTAAGCAACAGTGCGGACAATGTGCTCCGTGTCTACAATCTTCCTCCAGAGGTTTACACCTACAACTGGGATGCGCTGCCGGAGATG agtCCAGTTCTGAAGATGGCTGAAGGAGACACCGTGTATGACTACTGTTGGTACCCCAAAATGAATTCACTGGAGCCCCACTCGTGCTT TTTTGCTAGCAGCAGCCGCGACAACCCGGTCCACATCTGGGACGCCTTCTACGGCGAGGTGCGGGCCAGCTTTCGTCCCTACAACCACCTGGACGAGCTGACGGCCGCCCACTCGCTCTGCTTCTCCCTTGACGGCTCGCAGCTCTACTGCGGCTTCGACAAAACCGTCAGGGTCTTCTACACCGAGCGGCCCGGCAGAGACTGCGAGGAACGCCCCACCACAG CGAAAAAGCAAAGCGGCCAGAGCGGCATCATCTCCTGCCTGGGCTTCAGCCCGTGCCAGTCGCTGTACGCCTGCGGCTCGTACTCGCGCTGCGCCGGCATCTACTCCTGCCAGGACGGCTCCCTGCTCGCACTGCTGCCCACCCGCCACCACGGGGGCCTCACCCACCTTCTCTTCTCGCCCGACGGCTACTACCTGTACACCGGCGGCCGAAAG GATCCCGAGATCCTGTGCTGGGACCTCCGAGAGCCCGGTCAGGTGGTTTTCTCTCTCAAAAGGAACGCGGGAACCAATCAGCGCATCTACTTCGACCTGGACCC GTCGGGCCGGTACCTGCTGAGCGGGGGCACGGAGGGGGTGGTGTCGGTTTGGGACACTCGGAACCCTGCGGGTGGCGAGGAGCTGCTGCAGCCTGACTTCCAGTTCCAGGCCCATTGGGACTGCGCCAACGGCGTCAG TATCCATCCGTTCCTGCCGCTGGTGGCCACATCCAGCGGCCAGCGGCAGTTCCTGTGGCCCAGCGACGGCGAGGGAGACTCGTCGTCCTCGTGCTCGGATGCCGAGGGAGGCGACGAGGCCGCGACCTCTGCCGCCCGCGCCGATAACACCCTCAACTTGTGGTGGGCCGGACCGTGCGGATCCCCCGAGGCCCGGGAGCAGAGTGAGGAGGTTTCAGAAATGCAGAGCTGA